In the Takifugu flavidus isolate HTHZ2018 chromosome 11, ASM371156v2, whole genome shotgun sequence genome, one interval contains:
- the dhx32b gene encoding putative pre-mRNA-splicing factor ATP-dependent RNA helicase DHX32, translating into MAQDLTSVTGLDCFEESTSCCEDADALSQGDKEYDDILELNQFDGLPYSSRFYKLLGERKELPVWKAKCEFMDALAKEPFVSVTGSAKTGRSSQIPQWCAEFCLSAHYQHGMVVCTQIHAQQAIDLALRVADEMDVNIGHEVGYSIPLETCCTSETILRYCTDDMLLREMMSDPLLEGYGVIVVDQAHQRTVATDVLLGLLKDITLQRPELRVVLLAAVGPEPKQLAHFPGLAESLIRLESTAGAEVVHSSTGDSYFCSALRLVLEIHRSKGEGDVVVFLVTSQEIDLARDILQHEGNSLHPDLGKLLPVAVHPGRPGALTVLEEEESSPPRRVFLTSSPNEDFFWAVSSIGFVIDVGLEKRKVYNPRIRTNSVIIQPISGGQAASRRQLTGPAGKCFCLYPEDRQLPTEAQSYILESAITPTVLFLKRLEIAGLHHCDFIDRPDPESLMQALEELDYLAALDNDGNLSEMGIIMSELPLEPQMAKTVLASCEFDCVSEVVIIAAMLAAPSCISVPPVQQKPALTQCHMKFRHPEGDHFTLINIYKAFKQCQQNPHCNVEKWCQDLCLDHAALLTADTLHSELINILKRIELPISVPAFGSRNNTLNIKRALLAGFFMQVARDVDGSGNYFILTNKHVAQIHRLSFYGAKSTKLGLPEWVLFHEHSFSEDNCLRTVTQITPEEFLHVAPQYFFYNLPASESKDILQSMLNEGSSHPQLEQQEHLEDNSNERCIVQ; encoded by the exons ATGGCACAGGACTTAACAAGCGTAACAGGATTGGACTGTTTTGAGGAGAGCACATCCTGCTGTGAGGATGCAGATGCTCTGAGTCAAGGAGACAAAGAATACGATGACATTTTAGAGCTTAATCAGTTTGATGGGCTGCCATATTCCTCCAGGTTTTACAAGTTGCTGGGAGAAAGGAAAGAGCTGCCAGTGTGGAAAGCAAAGTGCGAATTTATGGACGCTTTGGCGAAAGAACCATTTGTCAGTGTAACTGGCTCTGCTAAAACTGGGAGGAGCTCTCAA ATCCCCCAGTGGTGTGCTGAGTTCTGCCTGTCAGCCCACTACCAGCACGGTATGGTGGTCTGTACCCAGATTCACGCGCAGCAGGCAATAGACCTCGCCTTGAGAGTGGCCGATGAGATGGACGTCAACATCGGCCATGAAGTGGGGTACAGCATCCCTCTGGAAACGTGTTGCACAAGTGAAACTATCCTCAG gtattgcaCAGATGATATGCTTCTGAGGGAGATGATGTCGGACCCTTTGCTCGAGGGCTACGGTGTGATAGTTGTGGATCAGGCCCACCAGAGGACAGTAGCCACTGATGTTCTGCTGGGCCTGCTGAAGGACATAACCCTGCAGCGGCCGGAGCTCCGTGTGGTTCTCCTCGCGGCTGTGGGACCCGAACCCAAACAACTGGCGCACTTCCCTGGCTTGGCAGAGAGTCTCATCCGACTGGAGAGCACGGCGGGGGCAGAGGTGGTCCACAGCAGCACGGGGGACAGCtacttctgctctgctctgcgcCTGGTGCTGGAGATCCACCGCTCCAAAGGGGAAGGCGATGTTGTCGTGTTTCTAGTGACCTCGCAG GAGATAGATCTGGCCCGAGACATCTTGCAGCATGAAGGGAACAGTTTACACCCTGATCTTGGGAAACTCCTACCTGTTGCTGTGCACCCCGGCCGGCCTGGGGCCCTTACagtcctggaggaggaagaatcaAGCCCGCCACGTAGGGTTTTTCTCACATCCAGCCCTAATGAGGACTTCTTCTGGGCTGTTAGCTCCATCGGCTTTGTCATTGATGTCGGGCTTGAGAAGAGAAAG GTTTACAACCCCAGGATCAGGACAAATTCAGTCATAATTCAGCCAATCAGTGGAGGTCAAGCTGCAAGTCGCAGACAGCTGACGGGCCCAGCGG GAAAGTGTTTTTGTCTGTACCCAGAGGACAGACAGCTTCCCACAGAGGCACAGTCGTATATTCTGGAGTCAGCCATCACTCCCACTGTGCTCTTCCTGAAGAGACTGGAAATAGCCGGACTTCACCACTGTGACTTCATCGACCGGCCAG ACCCTGAAAGCCTCATGcaggccctggaggagctggactaCTTGGCAGCTCTAGATAACGATGGAAACCTCTCCGAGATGGGCATCATCATGTCTGAGTTGCCCTTGGAGCCCCAGATGGCGAAGACCGTGCTGGCCTCCTGCGAGTTTGACTGTGTCAGCGAGGTGGTCATCATTGCTGCCATGTTAGCAG CACCCAGCTGCATCTCGGTTCCTCCAGTGCAGCAGAAACCTGCGCTGACCCAGTGCCACATGAAGTTCCGACACCCAGAAGGAGACCACTTCACCCTCATCAACATCTACAAGGCCTTCAAACAATGCCAGCAGAATCCAC ATTGTAATGTGGAGAAGTGGTGTCAGGATCTCTGCCTGGATCACGCTGCTCTGCTAACTGCTGACACTCTTCACTCCGAGCTCATTAACATTCTAAAAAGGATTGAGTTGCCCATCTCAGTGCCTGCCTTTGGGTCCCGGAACAACACCCTGAACATAAAAAGAGCCCTGCTAGCAGGTTTCTTCATGCAG GTGGCCCGAGATGTGGACGGTTCAGGGAACTACTTCATTCTTACCAACAAACATGTGGCTCAGATCCACCGTCTGTCCTTCTATGGAGCCAAGAGCACCAAACTAGGCCTTCCGGAATGGGTGCTTTTCCATGAGCATTCCTTCTCAGAGGACAACTGCCTCCGCACTGTTACCCAAATCACACCAGAGGA GTTCCTTCACGTGGCACCACAGTATTTCTTCTACAACCTGCCTGCGAGTGAGAGCAAGGACATCCTCCAGAGCATGTTAAACGAGGGATCCTCACACCCCCAgctggagcaacaggagcaCCTGGAGGACAACAGCAACGAGCGCTGCATTGTACAGTGA
- the edrf1 gene encoding erythroid differentiation-related factor 1 produces MIEAAGDRESEIHTDNSKEDISGSACSGEDSRHDAQTCQGESEIKSCAVVKYSAAPPPTSYALLQEKTDLKLPPANWLRESPQLGSAGTTILGSSSKSKPFSSFGMAYDFIDCVGDDVDVVSDSENIKKLLKIPYSKSHVSMAVHRVGRTLLLDELDIQELFMSSSQTGDWTWLKEFYQRLIDQKWQRKKKSKERWYQKAILSKFLYYSINGDGAAEPVSDTFSEGEDNNLDEDFSSSWPTTITSTQTGAEQSDVPKQENLDVDSEFALDQVWFSPKEQNLPIIFNEGENSQGLRNDFVRNIMWTFEDIHMLVGSNMPIFGGGRYPAVSLRLRDNNKPINILTGIDYWLDNLMCNVPELVMCFHVNGIVQKYEMIKTEDIPHLENSTFSTRVVKDIAQNILSFLKSNCTKEGHTYWLFKASGSDIVKLYDLTTLCEEAEEDKCQNPFTLPVAVLLYKVACNLMLKARQSRKHYGTIRTLLLNCTRLLDQERHPQIIASAHYMLSELFQLDEPSQEDVEESLRAGGSEDSYSDDDREEEDDDLSDGSDENGSHSKQDDRKAVAVIRSVGELSVPEKYKSTHQIRPSCSLPVSQDKEEKCRHVLSYVLKGLKAVDGSIKESDLPAADPNTPIPLKYDAVGACAAESSISSLLERVGPLQEGQKQRMRSGMISGSWQHRLKLQLFLKASKAYYVLSDAATNLLKYGRALRYIKLSLQCYDAYCSVSSTLHPQVLQFHCQCLSLCGDIQLMLAQNANNRAAYLEEYSYQTKEDQEILHSLHRESSCQAFVMATDLATDPEYQLFVSLKCYEASYDLLTSDALKDHASDQLAQVLKRLGNIRNEMGVYYMNQAAAMQTEKEAMSAVSPGEQELWKKSFAIFEKGMKDFEAIGDSTNTALLLCNTGRLMRICAQAHCGISAEQNRGEFSPEEALYYNKAIEYYLRAMRLLEGRESHPAVWDSVNWELSTTYFTLATLLQDYAPLSRKAQEQIEREVTEAMIKSLKYCDLQTESARQPLYQYRAATIHHRLASMYHSCYRNQVGNEHLRKQHRSLAELHYSKAVSLFLSLKDAPCELLRTLLEKVAFTEFTMAGQSSSTAKMKSLTGAMESMTETRHAFQLIYNELLEEQISESDPSESAESGDVTAGASSGLNLQEVMKLIGVFEPSFSFLLLQLIKLMTTMKRKPSNKEDELLKTYKNVYSKVLRAEKNSPLLSRVKLYLELLEQLTLEAGREDT; encoded by the exons ATGATCGAAGCAGCTGGCGACAGAGAGTCTGAAATCCACACGGATAATAGCAAGGAAGACATTAGTGGTTCTGCCTGCTCAGGAGAGGACAGCAGACAC GATGCTCAAACATGCCAGGGTGAGAGTGAAATAAAAAGCTGCGCCGTGGTCAAGTactctgctgctccacctcccACAAGCTATGCCCTTCTGCAAGAGAAGACTGACCTGAAGCTGCCTCCTGCCAACTGGCTGAGAGAAAGCCCGCAACTGGGCAGTGCTGGCACCACCATATTAGGATCCAGCAGCAAGAGCAAGCCCTTTTCTAG CTTTGGAATGGCGTATGACTTCATTGATTGTGTCGGGGATGATGTGGACGTGGTTTCAGATTCTGAG aACATCAAGAAGCTTTTGAAAATTCCCTATAGTAAATCCCATGTCAGTATGGCTGTTCATCGGGTCGGGAGAACATTGCTTTTGGATGAGCTGGACATCCAAGAGCTTTTCATGAGCTCTTCTCAG ACTGGAGATTGGACATGGCTGAAAGAGTTTTATCAGCGGCTAATAGACCAaaagtggcaaagaaaaaagaagagtaAAGAACGCTGGTATCAGAAAGCAATTCTCTCTAAGTTCCTATACTATAG TATCAATGGTGATGGGGCAGCAGAGCCTGTATCAGACACATTCAGTGAAGGAGAAGACAATAACTTGGACGAGGATTTCAGCTCCTCTTGGCCCACCACCATAACCAGCACTCAGACTGGTGCAGAACAGTCTGATGTCCCTAAGCAG GAAAACCTGGATGTGGACAGCGAATTTGCTCTGGACCAAGTTTGGTTCTCACCTAAAGAGCAAAATCTCCCTATTATCTTCAATGAAGGAGAGAATAGTCAG GGATTAAGAAACGACTTTGTGCGGAACATCATGTGGACATTTGAAGATATCCACATGCTGGTTGGGTCAAACATGCCTATTTTTGGAGGCGGGCGCTATCCTGCTGTCAGTTTAAGACTCAG AGACAACAATAAACCCATTAACATTCTGACGGGAATTGACTACTGGCTTGACAATCTGATGTGTAATGTCCCTGAGCTTGTCATGTGTTTTCATGTCAATGGTATTGTTCAG AAATATGAAATGATAAAAACGGAGGATATCCCACACCTGGAGAATTCGACCTTTTCCACCAGAGTGGTTAAAGACATCGCCCAGAACATCCTCTCTTTCCTCAAGTCAAACTGCACCAAAGAAGGTCACACCTACTGGCTTTTTAAAG CTAGTGGGAGTGATATTGTGAAGCTTTATGACCTGACCACTCtgtgtgaggaggctgaagaagaCAAATGTCAGAATCCCTTCACTCTTCCTGTGGCTGTGCTGTTATACAA AGTTGCCTGCAACTTGATGCTCAAGGCAAGACAAAGCAGAAAACATTATGGCACAATCAGAACTCTGCTCCTAAACTGTACCAGACTTCTGGATCAGGAAAGGCATCCGCAG ATCATCGCCTCAGCCCACTACATGCTGTCAGAGCTGTTTCAGCTCGACGAGCCTTCACAGGAAGACGTGGAAGAGTCGCTTCGGGCTGGTGGCTCGGAGGATAGCTACAGCGATgatgacagggaggaggaggacgacgaccTGAGTGATGGCAGTGACGAGAATGGATCCCACAGCAAACAGGATGACAGAAAAGCTGTAGCTGTCATTCGCTCTGTTGGAGAGCTGTCAGTCCCAGAGAAATACAAATCCACTCACCAGATCAGA CCCAGTtgctctcttcctgtttctcaaGACAAGGAGGAGAAATGCAGACACGTCCTGAGCTACGTGCTAAAG GGGCTAAAGGCAGTGGATGGCTCCATCAAGGAGAGTGATCTGCCAGCAGCAGATCCTAACACACCCATTCCTCTCAAATATGATGCAGTGGGAGCTTGTGCTGCCGAATCAAGCATCTCTTCTCTTCTTGAAAGAG TGGGTCCATTGCAGGAGGGCCAGAAGCAAAGAATGCGTTCAGGGATGATCTCCGGCTCATGGCAGCATCGCTTGaaactgcagcttttcctcAAAGCCTCCAAGGCGTATTATGTCCTGTCCGACGCAGCTACTAACTTGTTGAAATACGGCCGTGCTTTGCGTTACATCAAACTATCTCTACAATGTTATG ATGCTTATTGTTCTGTGAGCAGTACACTGCACCCACAGGTGCTGCAGTTTCACTGTCAGTGTCTGTCCCTATGTGGCGACATTCAGCTGATGTTGGCCCAGAATGCCAACAATAGAGCTGCTTACCTGGAGGAATACAGCTACCAGACTAAAGAGGATCAAGAGATCCTACACAGCCTACACAGAGAGAGCAGTTGTCAGG CctttgtcatggcaacagaccTAGCCACAGACCCAGAGTACCAGCTTTTTGTGAGCTTAAAGTGCTACGAGGCGTCTTACGATCTGCTCACCTCTGACGCCCTGAAAGACCATGCCTCAGATCAGCTGGCTCAGGTGCTCAAAAGACTGGGAAACATCCGCAACGAGATGGGGGTGTACTACATGAACCAGGCTGCAGCGATGCAGACTGAGAAAGAAG CGATGTCAGCGGTGTCTCCAGGAGAGCAAGAATTGTGGAAAAAGAGTTTTGCCATCTTTGAGAAAGGCATGAAGGATTTTGAAGCCATCGGCGACAGCACCAACACAGCCTTGCTACTGTGCAATACTGGCAGGTTAATGAGAATCTGTGCTCAGGCACACTGTGGCATTTCTGCCGAGCAGAACAGAGGGGAGTTTTCACCTGAAGAAGCCCTTTATTACAACAAG GCCATAGAATATTACTTGCGGGCTATGAGGCTGCTTGAAGGCCGAGAGAGTCACCCAGCTGTGTGGGACAGTGTAAACTGGGAATTGTCCACTACGTACTTCACCCTGGCTACTCTTCTGCAGGATTATGCTCCCCTCTCCAGGAAAGCCCAGGAGCAG ATCGAACGTGAGGTCACAGAGGCCATGATAAAGTCTCTAAAATACTGCGACCTACAGACTGAATCGGCTCGTCAGCCACTCTATCAGTACAGAGCAGCCACCATCCACCACCGCTTGGCTTCTATGTACCACAGCTGCTATCGCAACCAG GTGGGCAACGAACACCTGAGGAAGCAGCATCGAAGTCTGGCAGAGCTGCACTACAGCAAGGctgtctctctgtttctcaGCCTCAAAGACGCCCCCTGTGAGCTGCTCCGCACCCTCCTAGAGAAGGTGGCCTTTACTGAGTTTACTATGGCAG gtcagagcagcagcacggcTAAAATGAAGAGCCTAACGGGCGCGATGGAGAGTATGACCGAAACTCGACATGCTTTCCAGCTCATTTATaacgagctgctggaggagcag ATTAGCGAATCGGACCCCAGTGAATCAGCAGAATCTGGTGACGTCACCGCTGGCGCCTCTTCTGGACTGAATCTCCAGGAAGTGATGAAGTTAATAGGAGTGTTTGAGCCAAGTttctcctttctgctgctgcagctgattaaACTAATGACAACCATGAAACGGAAACCAAG CAACAAAGAGGACGAGTTGCTGAAAACCTATAAGAATGTGTACTCCAAAGTGCTGCGGGCTGAGAAAAATTCACCTTTGCTCAGCCGTGTCAAACTCTACCTTGAGCTCCTGGAGCAGCTGACACTGGAAGCAGGAAGGGAAGACACGTAG